The window CCTTATTATTCATCACCAAAAGTATCAAATGCTACAccattaaataatgttcatcACTAGAAACATTTGATAAATTTATTAATACACGATTATTCAAAATACATTATTGTGtgggcagaaaaaaacaaagtatgctaaatatatttgtagtttGAATAGCTTTATAATATTATACTGCAAGTTTGTTAGGTGCAATGAtccgatagatagatagatagatagatagatagatagatagatagatagatagatagatatagatatatagcaGATTTGCTTGAACATTTGTCACAGGGTTGCAGAAAATTAAATGTTGGATAACACAGGTCGGATATAAATTTGCCCAATAACttgacaagaaaaagaaaaacaaatgaaaacagtgaAAAGGGGTTATCCAtctcatttccttctttttttttttgtttttttttttttgtttttggttttcagAGAGGAGGGACCACAGTCTACTACAATCTACTGCTGCTAACTTGTTAGTCTAGAATGTATGTGGGAAATCACGTGATGTCAGAACCTCATGTCATAAATCTTTTGAACAAAGTGAGATGTGCTCAGTTTGACCATCTATACAGTAGCAAGAGGAGACATGCTACTACACGCAGACCTCAGACTGAAGATGCTGATGATGTGGATTACAGTGatgctttttaataaaattggTAAGTGTCCATGGTTTGGATTGTTTCTATTCAAAGGCACTTAATGTTCTAATTTCAGTCTCTGTGTATTATAGATAGAATAAAGTTTGTTATTTAACTCCTAACAGCAGATTCTGCACAGACAAACGATGTCAGTCAGCCGAACCCACTGATCACTGCTGATGTTGGTGATAATGTGACTCTGCACTGCTTTAGACTAAGAGAGGATAACTCTGGAGTCATCGTATGGTACAAGCAAAAAGCAGGACATGAGCCTTTTGTAATGGTCACAGTTCATCAAGAGCCAAATTACGAAGATGAGTTCAAGCCACCAAGATTCAGTATCAAGAAAGAACAAACGAATTACCATTTAAAAATTGCTAATGTGGAACCATCAGATGAAGCCATGTATTACTGTGGACTGAGAGACTTTTTAACAAGATTTGGAAATGGAACATTTTTATCAGTGAAAGGtaagaattttaaaatgtacacagttagtttaatacatatttaattagttaatattttcttaaatatgACATTTATGATTAACAAAGGGAATCCATAAACCTCAAGTTGGtaatctcattatttttttacttattgtGATGTAATAATCTATTATTCAGTTAAATAACTCATTATTTTGAGTTGCTATcttgttattttatgttaataacttttaatCAAGACATCATTATTTCCACACTAAAGGTCCATATTGGTCACAGCAGTTATTTTGAATGTTTGAATTGAATGCTCAGGTACTATCTGGGAACCAGCATAtggaaataaattattatatacaagtattttacagcaaaacacCCTAAATTTCTAATTCTGGATTTGATCTTGTCAGTacatttacaaccccaattccaaaaaagttgggacactagGTAAAATGATTTGCATCATCAtgattttatatgttttctatgttctattgtgaataacatacaggtttatgagatttgcaaatcattgcattcggtttttatttacatttgaccCAGCGTCCCAACGTTTTGGGAATTGTAGTTGTACTTAGTTAGTTATTGGAGATGTTAATTAAAGTTTGCACCCCAAAACACTCTTTGTAGGTGAGAAATTGTATGATGATGTCTCGTCACAacaattgtatttatatttgggTGTATGAAAAAAGTTCTGTATTTGAttgctttaataattaaaaaaaaagtaatataaacATGATGTACCAGCTCTCTAGACTATCGTGTTGGAATTTATACTTCCAGTGGAGTCACAGTCTCTTCGTGAATATGCTGTAATTGACTGCATCTGCTTTATGGGCCATATTTATTATAAAGGTCTGCTTTACACTGAACAGGTGATGGAGATGTAAAAGTGTCAGTGTTCCAGAGCGGCGTGTCGGACTCGGTTCCTGCAGGAGCGTCAGTGACTCTGCAGTGCTCGGTTCTCTCTGAGAGCAGATCAGCAGAACTCCAAGTGCTCTGGTTCAGAGCTGCTCCACCACAATCCCATCctcaaatcatttacactcatcGCAACAGCAGCCATCAGTATGAGAGCGGCTCTtcaacacacacctgtgtgtacaaCTTCTCCAAGAACATCCTCAGCCTCAGTGATACTGGAACTTACTACTGCGCTGTGGCCGTGTGTGGGAAGATCATTTTTGGGAATGGGACACAAGTACAATTGGGTAAGAACTATAATGTTTTAGTGATATGCCAGAGTACAGAGCGCATTGTCTATCTACTCTACATctatttacttgtatttgaCCATCCAAGTTGTCTAATtacaaatatttctatttttaacaaACCCCACATTTCAAATCATTATTCTTGCTCATTTTCAATGACCTAAAGAAATGAGTTGGTTTAGCATAGAAGTAAACACTGAGCCTATATTTAACACTGTGATATTTACTGTGTGACAGAGATTgatattgtttgtttatattgtttgaTATTGTCTGTGTGACAGAgattgatattgtgatatttactgtgtgacagagagatcTGTGGACCCTGTAGTGATCTACCTCACTGTAgctttgggagtgtgtgtggtcgTGATCTTTGCTTTGATCTTTCTCATAACCTTTAAAGGACAAAACAGAGGTAAGTCTGCATGGctattatcaacattattagattattataaacttattttaaaattatgttacTTTCACTATATTCAATGAGTCACcagtttattagttattatattgttatatataacaaaatagcAATATATACACAAAGTTACACTTTATTAAATACACTGATCTGgtacaaagcagagttactgttaccaccccacaTTTTCCCACTAATATCACATCCTGAtgagttttatttctcttaaaatatagcaatttgccaacaattacacttttatttcattaaaagcaacatgtcatgctttttccatttattatagctacatttaatgctgtagaacatccaaaaaaacaaagtagCTCATGTTATATAGCAGCTTTAAAGAGTTGTTGCTTTTTCTTCTCTACAGTGAGACTAAAACAAGGTTCTGTGACCAACAAGACCCTCAATCAGGTAAATTTTCAGGATATGTGAACACATGATGTTATAAACAGACATGCAATTAGTTTACAATTTTTGCATCAAAGTATAATAATTCTAAAGTCTAATTCTAATAATCTAATATCCATTCCTACAGGACTGTGACACTGTGGAGCTGAATTACGCTGCCTTACATTTCAATGAGAGGAGAGCCAAAAGAGGACGAATGAAGAAACAACAACCTCAAGATATTATATATTCTGATGTGCGAGGTCTTTCTGTAACTTAGATTTGATCTCTAATCTGATTCAATGTAATTAGTTCTGTTATCAGGTTTCATTTGTACTGTAGATGTGTTTTTGTTAATGATTGTTTGGACTGAATGTAAACTGAAAGTAGTAGTTTTAGTCATTTCTTGATTTCTTCACACATTTAATTGTTTCAGATCTCGAAAACAAAACCTTTCCAGCAACGCAAGGTAGACTAAATGTCCGGAAAACAGCACACTATGCTACGATCACTAGAAATTCCAGAAAAGTTGCTTATTGAAATATAGCTATATTTATAGTTCTTAGGATCATTTCTTACTTCAAATTGAGAAAACTTGGAACAATGGTGAATCATCCCAGAAGTGGCCGGTCTACCAACATTCCTCAAAGAGTGCCTCGACTTATCCGAGAAGTCACAAAATAATCCAGATAAACATATAAGAAACCACAGGTCTCACTCGTCTCAGATATGTTCACCCTTCGTAGAAAGACACTGAGCTAAAATTGTATCCATTTGAGAGTTGCAAGGCAATAACCACTGCTAACCAGAGGAACTTAAATGCTTGCCTAATATTTGCTAAAAAACACTGTATGACCCTCAAGCATTTTGGGATTATGTCTGGTAGCCTGATGAGTCAAATTTTGAACTTGTTTAATTACATCAAAAACATTAAGAACATCATAACAACTGTCAAACAttgtggtggtagtgtgatggtgtgggtgTTTTGCTGATTCAGGGCTTGGGTGAATTGACGTAATTGACAGAATCAGATTTTCTTgctctttttaaaacattatcaaCCTCAATTAAGCAAGTTTTTTATGCCCATTTTCAAGATTGTAttcacatctggtgtttccacccagagttttttttttatgcaagatcacaaaatttgcataaacatACATGGatgaaaacatctgggttacgcctGTAACCCTTTCCCTGAgtagggaacgagatgttgcgtttagcataacattatGGGAGTGCCCTTGCGCAcgcgaccggtatctgaagcttgtgtaaaatcacgccTCTATTtacaggcctgccatgatcatgtgacgtggcaattaagtgcgtcgtgTGATATTAATATGGCGCCTGTGAACcccgccatcagcctctattatctaaagcgaagacgcaattcacaggcctgccctgctatgacaaagctacgcaacgtctggttcccttctcagggaacagggttacatgcgtaacccagacgttccctttcaaagggaactccacgttgcgtttagcataacggTATGGGAACAAGAAGACCCAAGcttgagggtcactgcaaggcACTCGaccccggggtggaatgaatatccaggctgtaataacgaatgaatgtgtgtggcgtagaccaccctgcagcagcacacacatcctgtaaggataccccattggacaaagccttcgcggaggCGACTGCCCTAGTgaaatgagcccttatgcccagaggcatagcgagaccgcgcacctcataagcaatagagattgcttccactacccaattagagatgtgctgctttgacacagcatcacctctactgttgctgccaaagcagaccagcagctgctctgacttacgccactggccggagcggtagacataagtacagagagcccttactggacacagcaggtgcattctctcttgttccggtgtgaggaacggaggagggcagaaagcctgcaacaccacaggctgggcagccgGTGTAGGCattggctggccaaaatggcagccacgtaaaACCTGACTGTGgaaggagccaaccccgctgagaaacatccttgtaagaactccaagactgtagctattgtgcagttcactgggtctagctgacgtacctcacaccacaagacaaaaagccaccacttgagtgcatacaatttccttgtggatggtgctctagcgtttaacatattctctacaacctcagttgtgagaccagaatctatgagctggtgcccctcaggggccataCCCACAGTTTACCTGGTTCttgccgagggtgataaatcagccctccagcttaagacagtagatccactttaagggctcaaatggggcacctgacagaccttccaggaccacagaaaggtcccaggaaggtattcacgacctgcagatgggcctcagccgcctgacaccacgcataaacctcaaagttagaggatgttgccccacagaggctccatcaacaggggcgtggctggccgaaatggcgactacgtaaaccctgattgtagaaggagcccaccccgctgagaaacgttcttgtaagaactcctggactgtagctattgctcAGTTCACttggtctacagtggatccctgtggatgggaatctcacAAAGAGTGCCATCTATCAGGGATATTACCTCTGAGAAcgatatttgagctggccaataaggtgctactagcagcagacatagactgtcttggcgaactctcgctagaacttgtgggagcagagcgatcggggggaaaagcgtacagatgtgacctcggccacatgtgcaccatgctCCACATAAACTCCAATAGTCTCCACAGAgactggatgggatgccaagatccagctttatcttgctcagtgttgataagattgaCCCTAGGCATGTTcaggatagaaacgccctcatcgtggtagaatccttataacccctagaaaagttgacctctgcactggagaaagcatacttttctgaggttcaacctgagccccaagctcttcatgtgggtgagaacaacactcgatgttgaaccgccagttccctggatcttGCTAGAATTGaacagtcgtccaggtagtatAGTACACGGAttccctggagtcacaatggagccagagtgacatccatgtaCTTTGTgcaggtgcgaggggataaagctagcgatatttctatgaaatatgcaccttttagatctattgtcacaaaccagtcctcaaactgaatctgtggcacgataagtttgggcatcagcatcttgaacctgtatgtccgaagagtacagttcagatgacgcagctctaaaattggccgcatactcctatttttgcGGAACagaaaataacagctgtaaaaacctccctccctcaggaaatggggtacatgttctatggcccctttgtccaagggacttacttacttacttcctgcgctaacatcgggctctggtctgtgctgactactttggtgagcacacctctgaaccgcgGGCAGGGGTcaagctctaaactggacccggtaaccgttttctacagtagacagaatcCATGGAGACACATGGCAGTAGTTaccacactgccagatggtcttttagtgacgttaactattccacattctattggagggaaagcatcagatttccgttgccctgtgacagctcgctgacgagagaacactgaaaacatgggacagccttggctgataggggaggccctacagtagcactggagGCTAaatgccctaacaacctcatgtcccctgatacatcccaccacggcccctcaggaccgctcttctttgtctgcttgatCTTTATGAACATTCTCAGATCatgcctagtagcaggccgcgactgtggccacccggttcccctggctgtctgcaggggttggcggtctgccatactcgccttttgtgtctccctcgcactagcgctggcccgggctccactcgtggatgcccaggtgaactcgacacaacagggaaggaactggctgaatgccgccatatgtcgagctcactcagcaggtctgcttggtaggcctgcaacactctCATTGTCTGCATTGACctacaagcaagactactactgcataggccttgcccaccaatgccttACACAGTGGCtaggatggcaaagccggcccccctaaattatcTGCCGTccatggagagaggtagctcgcaagcgcttCCTCCAcgttcagcatagctaaatagccatgccgttcattccccacaatggacgaataatccaacatcgtggggttatactgtaaatacagcttatgcatggttttcccccagaagtctgatattttgtcatgcacttctggaagaaaggggagttttctgcagtgtgagggatttattttcactggggagaaaaaagctcattcagacttagtaatcacttcaattcagtttttagtacacccttctggctccttggagtcagagaagaattattactattatttttgtgtgttttttctctttgttttcccttttggctttccaaaGTGGAAGGAAGAGTCGTgatgcaagctccaaaatccagcggagagccgaacctggaagacagagcaagagatagagcagcgctcgtctccggctcctcttccggatccataagagatcccccgaacctgagacggctatctgcctcggcagcggccggcccagatccacaAGGCTCTGAAAGCCAACTTGCTTCGGCgtccgagaagagcgcgagttgCGAGcagagctgcttaatgtaggcgttaccatgTGCAGCCTCTAGAGGCTTCCATCGTATGctacatccctagacacttcacccagaaagtgtgcgcTATTCCCCGTGAAGAAACGGGAGCAAGCGGTAACACaattcctgaattctctcactcatatttttctctctcgctcattcctttttttcttctattttttataAAGGGATagaaagtccagagattttgagaaacgATGGAGAGGAAATTAAGcgtattttgtttctttacacaaacaaccgacacgcagtctcgctgaagataactGTCTGAATAGATGTGGTTTCTGTAATAATCAAGTCACAGTGCAATAATGTGgtgttaatattgttttttaagATACAGAAATGCCACACTGGTGCCAAGGAGGAGCTCagaagagcatttttttttcatttaccaATAATATATCTAGAGTAAATCTTGCATGTACTGGTATCTACTTTGCATCTGTAAGTGGGACGAGTCTGTGGTTTAATCGTGAGAAGAAGGAAGTCTTAAGTAACCTACTTTCCGCTTCTGGGTGACCAGAAACAAGCACAACATGCATATAAAAGAAACCACGACAAGAGTCATCAGCTATTCAGCTCTCTTATAGTACTTATTTATGGTCAGAAATAGGCAACATGGAAAATGCAGCttatcctctgtcctgaaaagtAAAGTTTATAGTTTTACCTCTgcataaagcatttactgaaaacaaatggatgaataaaccttttttttcagatctaaAATACATGTGCTGTGCAATTATTGAAGTGAAATGATGACAATTCAAAACGGATGTTTTActttactttctttttattataaGCTTTCTttgaacatatttattttttaatttttttaatccccacctcattttgtttaaaatgtttacctGAATCTGTATTTGATTTtacttgaataataataataataataataaaaacacattttatttaagttCAAAGCATAAGATAAATTTTTGTGTGCGATACTTCTACTTTAACTTCTACTTGGTTTTGTACTTTGTTCTACTTCTTTTTCCCCTACAGACTTCTGGTGGTCAAAGTGTGTAACAAAAATAGAAACATGTAGATAGAAGGATATAGAACTTGTGACTTGTAactcagccaatcaggtgaaaGTCTCCAGTACAAAATACTTGGTGCTTTCctcgcttatttatttattttgttctcGAAGAGCTCGATCTGAATATTATTTCACCTCTGAAGATGGCTCCAGTATggacaattattttatttctcaacACAATATGTAAGTTTTAAAGACACTGAATTTAAACTGGCTATAGATACACTTATTAGTTCTttgatttaatatattttcatcCATTGTTTATTTCTCTTGGTCAATTCTATCTAATGTAAATTATTTTCTAGCTCCAGCTCTATCTGTGGATTTGTCCAGACCATCATTTCTCTCAGTGAAGTCTGGAGAACGTGTTACTCTTAAATGCCCATTTGGAGATATTCCTAAGGCTGAAAGTGTGGTCTGGTACAAACATATATTTGGAGAAATGCCTCAAAAAGTGGGAgaaaaattatcatttaaagGTATCAAAATTTCCCCCGAGTTCAGAACTTCAGGATTTACAATGGAGGCGACTGATAACGGCATTTCTCTGATAATTCCACATATAATAAAGGATGATGGTGGACTTTACTACTGTGGAAGATTTAGCTGGGAGAATTTTACATTATCTAATGGAACTTTCTTGGATGTAACAGGTAATAAACTAAATCAAATCTGTCTAAAGCTGtgcatatatttaatatatttatgctCCTTTTGGAATTTCTAAATGACCAAAGTATCAATTTGTAAATTgaatatatactatatttaattaacaaaatgcTTTTAGAAATGATGGATATTGCAGATGTTAGTGGAGAATATttgcacatataaagaattatagtattttttttctttttttaagaaaagaaatagTACtggaaatgtattaatattgaTTAGGATTAACTTTAAAGTGTTGGCTGGGCAGACTGTGGTACAAAGTGGCCTGATACCAAATTTAGGGTtgagaaaataaaagattataTAGAAACTTTTTATTGTGCTTTCTTAGGTCTTTAAGTAGAACTGTTTTGAAATGTGAagagtaaatatatatttacctgCTAAGACATCTGTCCAACAAGCATCACACCCTCGACATAGATTAGACAGCTAAACATTTTATGTAAGTTTAATTCAAGGTCGCGTTTTTACATGTAGTGCATGAGGTTTTACTTTCATTTGTGAATTTCTCACATTTCCCATTaatattcacatgttcattaaGTACATGTAGGTGATATAGCTTTCCACATATTGTTCACATGGTGTCACGTGTTTATTTGAATTCACGTGCAATTTCAGGGCATAACATGGTGAGATGCACTATTTGCTTTTCAAATATGATCGCATATCCCTCAcatcatgtaaaaaaacaaaaaaaaaaaacaaacaaacaaacaaaaaaaaacatttgattaCATGTGAAATGTAAAGTAATTGTTCTGTAAGGGAACCTGTGCTCACTAACAGTGCTGTGCTTATTGTTGGGGAGAACTTACACTAACTTACACACATCCCACTTATATAACAGACACTTGCCTCTCAAGTCCTGATTGGTtagaatgaattaaataaaactataatataaacaatgtaaaataaaaataatgtgtacaatgaaaaatctgtaaaatataatgattaacataaaatgtcattttaaaataattatttgtttgttttatttaacttatttattcAACATATGAAGAGCCTTGAACTGATGAAAttattgtttggttttgtcCCAACCGCTAACTAGTACAAATTTATAAAGAGAGCCATGGTCTTACACTCTCTATATTACACTGAATAGGTAATGGAGATGTAAAAGTGTCAGTGTTCCAGAGCGGTGTGTCGGACTCGGTTCCTGCAGGAGCGTCAGTGACTCTGCAGTGCTCGGTTCTCTCTGAGAGCAGATCAGCAGAACTCCAAGTGCTCTGGTTCAGAGCTGCTCCACCACAATCCCATCctcaaatcatttacactcatcACAACAGCAGCCATCAGTGTGAGAGCGgctcttctacacacacctgtgtgtacaaCTTCTCCAAGAACATCCTCAGCCTCAATGATACTGGAACTTACTACTGCGCTGTGGCCGTGTGTGGGAAGATTATTTTCGGGAACGGGACACGAGTACAAATAAAGAACATTCCAAAATCTGGTTAGTAATTTTAATtttgcgtgtatatatatatatatatatatatatatatatatatatatatatatatatataacattggttttaacaaaaaaaaaaatacttttttgcatattttttgtttagatatttatttgtaaaaagtTAACATGATCAGTAgttgtaaatatttacagtagCCCATTGtttagtgttattttttttttatatatacgaTAATAGCAGTTATATCACTTGTAGCATACATATTTATTGTTATgatatttattgtcctgcagTAAGAACAATCTATCTCGCAGTAGTGGTGGCAGTGTGTTTGGTTGTGATCTTCACTCAAGCATTTATAATCTGTAAAAAGAGGCACCGTGACCAATCTAGAGGTGAGTCTGTGAGATACAGaactgtaaataattttgtaaacTATATAGTACTTTACTTCAATGTTATGTGCTATTTTATGTGTAGATTCCTGACAAATAATCCTGGTTAAGTTATAGCGGCATGggcactaatatatatatatatattcaatatgTGGTCATTTTTCCAACCAACATTCAGAATccaagtgggaaaaaaaataagtataccctGCAATTCACTAA is drawn from Ictalurus furcatus strain D&B chromosome 8, Billie_1.0, whole genome shotgun sequence and contains these coding sequences:
- the LOC128612002 gene encoding uncharacterized protein LOC128612002, with amino-acid sequence MLLHADLRLKMLMMWITVMLFNKIADSAQTNDVSQPNPLITADVGDNVTLHCFRLREDNSGVIVWYKQKAGHEPFVMVTVHQEPNYEDEFKPPRFSIKKEQTNYHLKIANVEPSDEAMYYCGLRDFLTRFGNGTFLSVKGDGDVKVSVFQSGVSDSVPAGASVTLQCSVLSESRSAELQVLWFRAAPPQSHPQIIYTHRNSSHQYESGSSTHTCVYNFSKNILSLSDTGTYYCAVAVCGKIIFGNGTQVQLERSVDPVVIYLTVALGVCVVVIFALIFLITFKGQNRVRLKQGSVTNKTLNQDCDTVELNYAALHFNERRAKRGRMKKQQPQDIIYSDVRGLSVT
- the LOC128612003 gene encoding uncharacterized protein LOC128612003 produces the protein MAPVWTIILFLNTISPALSVDLSRPSFLSVKSGERVTLKCPFGDIPKAESVVWYKHIFGEMPQKVGEKLSFKGIKISPEFRTSGFTMEATDNGISLIIPHIIKDDGGLYYCGRFSWENFTLSNGTFLDVTGNGDVKVSVFQSGVSDSVPAGASVTLQCSVLSESRSAELQVLWFRAAPPQSHPQIIYTHHNSSHQCESGSSTHTCVYNFSKNILSLNDTGTYYCAVAVCGKIIFGNGTRVQIKNIPKSVRTIYLAVVVAVCLVVIFTQAFIICKKRHRDQSRGESVRYRTVNNFVNYIVLYFNVMCYFMCRFLTNNPG